A section of the Pochonia chlamydosporia 170 chromosome 2, whole genome shotgun sequence genome encodes:
- a CDS encoding extracellular serine-rich protein (similar to Aspergillus niger CBS 513.88 XP_001400266.1), with product MFLRNLPNVIGTIWALGGSLAAAAITVDSTVLVIARNDAEAQQATLGLDGYGIPYEKFLVPQAGTALPILNSSLTQGRYGGIITVGGVSYDNNGSWGSAITTQQWTQIHAYQAAFKVRMVRLNEFPGPDFGVTTAIPGAGCCDAGVEQKISFSNITAFPGANLKANAGVTTQALWHYPAAITQPNMTWEFANFEPAGNFKTKTTAAVINSLEGRQQMVWFISWAPDWSATTNYLQHAYIHWMTRSVFSGKRKIHLSAQVDDVHLHTELYRPQGASFRCRVADLDAHVTWQKNLNARLPAGSDFWLEMGHNGNGDIIDAVNTSMGATFCKPPYAVDYDSPPDTPLEFMKPPGTGVDLWPAEWKTYGWTQSCAKLDSLASWFLTKANLDAFAHVSHTFSHQELNNATYNDAAREIAFNKAWLKQMGIDKASRFSPKGLIPPAITGLHNADAIKAWTDNGIINVVGDNTRPILRNTQNKYWPLASTAAVNGRDGITIIPRFATTIYYNCDKADCTVQEWKDTSAGQGDFTSLLNDARTTNTRYLLGLQADPYMFHQANMRQTDMDTITVGSQTGKMSLIMSWVETVVQEMYRLTNWPIRSLKHDDIAAYFINRQTLDGCQPKATYNYATDGKTIASVTVTTNNNACGVPVPVTFPSGVVKTAVGDSSMLDKVGSEPPIQWVKMSGKPVTLSFSTPVQL from the exons ATGTTTCTGCGCAACCTCCCCAATGTTATCGGCACAATTTGGGCTCTTGGGGGATcccttgccgccgctgccattACCGTCGACAGCACTGTGCTAGTCATCGCACGCAATGATGCCGAAGCTCAGCAGGCCACACTTGGCCTTGACGGTTACGGAATCCCTTATGAGAAGTTTCTTGTTCCCCAGGCCGGTACTGCTTTGCCAATCCTGAACTCATCCCTTACCCAAGGCCGCTAcggcggcatcatcaccgtcgGCGGCGTCTCCTACGACAACAATGGCTCCTGGGGCAGCGCCATTACCACCCAGCAGTGGACTCAGATTCATGCGTACCAGGCAGCTTTCAAGGTGCGCATGGTTCGTCTTAATGAATTTCCTGGTCCCGATTTCG GCGTTACCACTGCAATTCCGGGCGCTGGTTGCTGTGACGCTGGTGTAGAGCAGAAAATCAGCTTTTCCAACATAACCGCGTTTCCCGGCGCGAACCTCAAGGC CAATGCAGGCGTCACCACTCAAGCACTCTGGCACTACCCGGCTGCCATCACTCAGCCTAATATGACTTGGGAATTTGCCAACTTTGAGCCTGCCGGTAACTTCAAGACTAAGACAACAGCTGCTGTCATAAACAGCCTTGAGGGGCGCCAGCAGATGGTTTGGTTCATCAGCTGGGCTCCCGACTGGTCTGCGACCACCAACTACCTCCAGCACGCATACATTCACTGGATGACTCGCAGCGTGTTCTCTGGCAAGCGTAAGATTCATCTTAGCGCTCAAGTCGATGACGTTCATCTCCACACAGAACTGTATAGGCCCCAAGGCGCCTCGTTTAGATGCCGGGTTGCTGACCTCGACGCTCATGTAACGTGGCAGAAGAACCTCAACGCTCGCTTGCCTGCGGGCTCAGATTTCTGGCTCGAGATGGGgcacaatggcaatggcgacaTTATCGATGCCGTAAACACTTCAATGGGTGCCACGTTCTGCAAGCCTCCCTATGCCGTCGACTATGACTCCCCGCCAGACACTCCTCTCGAGTTCATGAAGCCTCCTGGCACTGGTGTTGATCTGTGGCCCGCTGAGTGGAAGACGTATGGATGGACACAGAGCTGTGCTAAGTTGGACAGTTTGGCCTCATGGTTCCTGACAAAGGCCAACCTTGACGCATTTGCACACGTCTCTCACACTTTCAGTCACCAGGAGCTCAACAACGCCACTTACAATGATGCCGCTAGGGAAATCGCCTTCAACAAAGCTTGGCTGAAGCAGATGGGCATCGACAAGGCCAGCAGATTCTCGCCAAAGGGTCTCATCCCCCCCGCCATCACTGGCCTGCACAACGctgatgccatcaaggcctGGACAGACAACGGAATTatcaatgtcgtcggcgaCAACACCCGTCCCATCCTGCGCAACACGCAGAACAAGTACTGGCCACTGGCAAGCACTGCCGCCGTTAACGGCCGCGATGGCATCACCATTATCCCTCGTTTTGCAACCACCATTTATTATAACTGCGACAAAGCCGACTGTACCGTCCAAGAGTGGAAGGACACGTCTGCCGGCCAAGGCGACTTTACCTCGCTGCTTAATGACGCTCGTACTACCAACACCCGATATCTCCTTGGGCTCCAAGCTGACCCTTACATGTTCCACCAGGCAAACATGCGTCAGACCGACATGGACACCATCACCGTCGGCTCTCAAACCGGCAAGATGTCTTTGATCATGAGCTGGGTTGAGACAGTCGTCCAAGAGATGTACCGTCTGACAAACTGGCCCATCAGATCGCTAAAGCACGATGACATTGCCGCGTACTTTATCAACCGCCAGACGTTGGATGGTTGCCAGCCAAAGGCAACCTACAACTATGCCACTGATGGAAAGACTATCGCATCCGTTACCGTCACGACCAACAACAACGCCTGCGGCGTCCCCGTCCCTGTAACCTTCCCCAGTGGTGTCGTCAAGACGGCGGTTGGTGACTCTTCAATGCTGGACAAGGTGGGCAGCGAGCCGCCCATCCAGTGGGTGAAGATGTCTGGTAAGCCAGTGACGCTGAGTTTCTCGACGCCAGTCCAACTATAA
- a CDS encoding endo alpha-1,4 polygalactosaminidase precursor (similar to Metarhizium robertsii ARSEF 23 XP_007823131.1), with amino-acid sequence MASIDKTEADAATAGKQPKPSFLRSKKFLIGIAILIAVIVIALAVGLGVGLSGNRGDNEPDDKGPQTGPGINRTTIWKPEVGATWQIILRKPINLSADNGAITPDSKVYDLDLFDNTADTFLKLHKAGVNVICYFSAGSWEDWREDAGKFDKVDLGKDLDGWPGEKWLNVSSSSVRDIMKARIKLAASKGCMAIDPDNVDGYKNNNGLGLTSAQAADFVKFLASEAASYNMSTGLKNAADIIDDVLSVVQFSVNEQCIELAECESFARFIKAKKPVFNIEYPKGAPDGLTVQTVDEICSLKGNATGSDGFSKVIKKMNLDGWVQYCDGKRR; translated from the exons ATGGCCTCCATTGACAAGACAGAGGCCGATGCCGCCACAGCCGGCAAGCAACCCAAACCCTCCTTTCTTCGATCAAAAAAGTTCCTCATCGGTATCGCCATCCTCattgccgtcattgtcatcgcGCTGGCTGTTGGCTTGGGTGTTGGACTTTCTGGCAATCGCGGCGACAACGAGCCCGATGATAAGGGACCACAAACGGGACCTGGCATTAATCGAACGACCATCTGGAAGCCTGAGGTCGGAGCAACATGGCAGATCATCCTCAGAAAGCCGATCAATCTGAGCGCAGACAACGGCGCCATTACACCAGACTCAAAGGTTTACGACTTGGACCTCTTCGACAACACTGCTGACACCTTCCTCAAGCTGCACAAGGCTGGTGTCAACGTCATCTGCTACTTCAGTGCAGGCTCCTGGGAAGACTGGCGAGAGGACGCGGgcaagtttgacaaggtAGATCTGGGCAAGGATCTTGACGGCTGGCCAGGTGAGAAGTGGCTCAACGTGTCTAGTTCGTCGGTCCGCGACATCATGAAGGCGCGCATCAAgctcgccgcctccaaggGCTGCATGGCAATTGACCCGGACAACGTAGACGGTTAT AAAAACAACAATGGGCTGGGGCTCACCTCCGCTCAGGCTGCCGACTTCGTCAAGTTTCTCGCCAGTGAGGCCGCGTCGTACAATATGTCGACGGGCCTGAAGAACGCGGCCGACATCATCGACGACGTGCTCAGCGTTGTCCAGTTCTCCGTCAACGAACAGTGCATCGAGCTCGCAGAGTGCGAGTCATTTGCGCGCTTTATCAAGGCTAAGAAGCCTGTCTTCAACATCGAGTACCCCAAGGGCGCACCCGACGGCCTCACCGTTCAGACTGTGGATGAAATCTGCTCACTCAAGGGTAATGCCACTGGGTCAGACGGGTTCAGCAAGGTCATCAAGAAGATGAACTTGGACGGATGGGTCCAGTACTGTGACGGAAAGAG ACGTTAA
- a CDS encoding spherulation-specific family 4 (similar to Metarhizium robertsii ARSEF 23 XP_007823132.1), with translation MNRPFVLIPLYIYPLEKAWEPLFQIAEAHPEVLFVAIINPNSGPGQTSLPDASYVAALRRMRKIPNIHTLGYVHCSYGHRPVDAIKAEIDVYRGWKGCLELGGIFFDETPSDAHYVRFMATLADHTRSTWQRDLGRYGRVIYNPGVVVGHKYFDYPDYVVVFEQSHDHWNRIFAEQELRYASAEARAKSVAIIHSSPAKGSMVEALTRQIRSLGVTGIFVTDEQGGGYTKWPVTWKQFAEAMAAM, from the coding sequence ATGAACAGGCCCTTCGTCCTCATACCTCTGTACATTTACCCACTCGAGAAGGCATGGGAACCGCTGTTTCAGATCGCCGAAGCACACCCCGAGGTGCTTTTCGTCGCCATTATCAATCCTAACAGCGGTCCGGGCCAAACGTCACTACCTGATGCGAGCTACGTGGCGGCGCTGCGTCGGATGCGCAAAATTCCAAACATCCACACCCTAGGCTACGTTCACTGCAGTTATGGTCATCGGCCCGTTGACGCCATCAAGGCGGAAATTGACGTCTATCGCGGGTGGAAGGGCTGCCTCGAGCTGGGTGGCATCTTCTTTGACGAGACGCCGTCCGATGCTCACTACGTGCGGTTCATGGCCACCCTGGCTGACCACACTAGGTCGACATGGCAGCGGGACCTGGGAAGGTACGGAAGGGTTATTTATAACcctggtgttgtggttggacACAAATACTTTGACTACCCTGACTacgtcgtcgtctttgagCAGTCGCATGATCACTGGAACCGTATTTTTGCAGAGCAAGAGCTACGGTATGCTTCGGCCGAAGCACGGGCCAAATCAGTGGCCATTATTCACTCTAGTCCGGCAAAGGGCAGCATGGTTGAAGCTCTGACGAGGCAGATTCGATCCCTTGGGGTTACGGGCATTTTTGTGACGGATGAGCAAGGTGGTGGCTACACAAAATGGCCTGTAACATGGAAGCAATTCGCTgaagccatggccgccatgtaG
- a CDS encoding UDP-glucose 4-epimerase (similar to Metarhizium acridum CQMa 102 XP_007808480.1), with protein sequence MAYFSSQTTSEEPSPASSPPTTPGDGSENGDAPHLSLNEDTYQPLTLSTSSSSIILVIGGLGYIGSHTSLELLKAGYNVVIVDSLSNSFETAFARIKALASKHYDGTNGTMPALCFHKLDYRSRAMRHLLEMYSIPTLQPPTTTGESPRLVRQSRIAGVIHFAAFKSVSESIAKPIQYYQNNVCGLVDFVELLGQHNIRNLVFSSSATVYGSQADLGRPLREEDVVHHPESYVDDAGSQCVAEPLVSGLRSPYARTKYFCEAILADIAYSDPAWRIVCLRYFNPIGCDPSGLLGEDPKGIPTNLFPVISQVLTGVRKELDIFGTDWETRDGTPVRDFIHVSDVARGHVAAIGAKVDAPFRTFNLGSGSGTTVREAIRSLEATSGKPIPVNCGSRRPGDVGFCVASNERAFLELGWSTKESISQCARDLWNFVSRSESNPAKSIFGSVDTTAG encoded by the coding sequence atgGCCTATTTCAGTTCCCAAACAACGTCAGAAGAGCCCTCGCCCGCTAGCTCGCCTCCCACAACGCCTGGTGACGGATCGGAGAACGGAGATGCACCGCATCTCAGTCTAAATGAAGACACTTACCAGCCGCTAACACTGTCCACCTCAAGCAGCAGTATAATTCTCGTCATTGGCGGCCTCGGCTACATCGGATCCCATACATCACTCGAGCTGCTTAAGGCTGGATACAacgtcgtcattgtcgacagcctcagcaacagcttcgAGACGGCGTTTGCTCGCATCAAAGCGCTTGCTAGCAAGCATTACGATGGCACGAATGGTACTATGCCGGCTCTCTGCTTCCACAAGCTCGACTACCGAAGCAGGGCAATGAGGCATCTTCTCGAGATGTACTCGATCCCTACGCTACAGCCACCCACGACTACGGGCGAATCGCCCCGACTTGTGAGGCAGTCTCGCATAGCAGGTGTTATTCACTTTGCCGCATTCAAGTCTGTCTCCGAGTCAATAGCTAAGCCAATCCAGTACTACCAGAACAATGTCTGCGGTCTTGTCGATTTCGTCGAGCTGCTCGGCCAGCACAATATCCGCAACCTTGTCTTCTCGTCCTCGGCCACAGTGTACGGATCCCAGGCGGACCTTGGACGACCACTGCgagaggaagatgttgtccaCCACCCGGAATCCTATGTTGATGACGCTGGAAGTCAGTGCGTGGCCGAACCCTTGGTCTCTGGCCTGCGGAGCCCGTACGCTCGGACAAAGTACTTTTGCGAGGCAATCCTGGCCGACATCGCCTACTCGGACCCGGCTTGGCGTATAGTCTGCCTGAGATACTTCAACCCCATCGGCTGTGATCCGTCCGGTCTACTCGGCGAAGATCCCAAAGGCATCCCCACGAACCTCTTCCCAGTCATCAGCCAAGTCTTAACAGGGGTGCGGAAGGAACTGGATATTTTTGGAACCGACTGGGAGACCCGTGATGGGACCCCAGTCCGCGATTTCATTCACGTCTCCGACGTGGCTCGCGGACACGTAGCAGCCATTGGTGCAAAGGTTGATGCGCCATTCCGCACATTCAACCTAGGATCAGGCTCTGGCACGACTGTCAGAGAGGCGATTCGCAGTCTCGAGGCTACCTCTGGCAAGCCAATTCCTGTCAACTGCGGTAGCAGAAGGCCTGGTGATGTCGGATTCTGCGTTGCGTCCAACGAGCGAGCGTTCCTGGAGCTTGGGTGGTCAACCAAGGAGAGCATCTCGCAGTGTGCGAGGGACTTGTGGAACTTTGTGTCGCGGTCCGAATCTAATCCTGCGAAATCGATTTTTGGGTCAGTTGACACAACTGCGGGTTGA